One Candidatus Schekmanbacteria bacterium DNA segment encodes these proteins:
- a CDS encoding PEP-CTERM sorting domain-containing protein — MLFLIILQINFDLSVFILKKISFKKMARFLRSFYGMLGERHIKVYLFAIALFVAVSTNSNATLLWESDYGSLAQQGIPVSEIGGVAIGAANYNIGFDFQFYGETFSNLWINSLGTVSFGDSNLSSTNESFPAEQDLVNVIKQKPQPYERMKMIAPLWDFLLTNPDAKGDGSTNPDTGVWANLSGAPGSQKLVLTWNDVSNFNLSGNPTPYYGSNTFQLILFEGSNDIVMSYLNLDGVKSPVHSGGTLFPGSGNYVPNDYNGITIGVNAGDFPNSSLIRGTEYLYGAVDNSQLPENNSIIFKYDSNYYGTGIGGYTVSIYEPTSSPVPEPSTLWLIASSIVGYFLYSFKRLKSR, encoded by the coding sequence ATGTTATTTTTAATAATTTTACAGATAAATTTTGATTTGAGTGTATTTATTTTAAAGAAAATAAGTTTTAAAAAAATGGCACGTTTTTTGCGTTCTTTTTATGGTATGTTGGGGGAAAGACATATCAAAGTATACCTATTTGCGATTGCATTGTTTGTGGCAGTATCAACAAATTCCAATGCCACATTACTTTGGGAATCTGACTATGGTAGCCTTGCACAGCAAGGTATTCCGGTTAGTGAAATTGGTGGTGTTGCAATAGGTGCAGCCAATTATAATATTGGATTTGATTTTCAGTTTTACGGCGAGACTTTTTCCAACCTATGGATAAATAGTCTTGGAACTGTTTCTTTTGGAGATTCAAATCTAAGTTCAACTAATGAATCATTTCCTGCAGAACAGGACCTGGTAAATGTTATTAAGCAAAAACCACAACCGTATGAAAGAATGAAAATGATAGCTCCTCTTTGGGATTTCCTTCTCACAAATCCCGATGCAAAAGGGGATGGTTCGACTAATCCAGATACAGGGGTGTGGGCAAATTTGAGCGGAGCACCCGGTTCCCAAAAATTAGTTCTTACGTGGAATGATGTCTCTAATTTCAATTTAAGCGGTAATCCAACTCCATATTATGGCTCTAATACATTCCAGCTAATTCTTTTTGAAGGCAGCAATGACATAGTTATGAGTTATCTGAATCTTGACGGAGTGAAAAGCCCGGTGCATTCTGGAGGAACTTTATTTCCGGGATCAGGTAATTATGTACCTAACGATTACAACGGAATCACTATTGGCGTTAATGCAGGGGATTTTCCAAATAGTTCATTAATTAGGGGAACAGAATATCTATATGGAGCTGTAGATAATTCACAACTTCCTGAAAATAACTCTATTATTTTTAAGTACGATTCAAATTACTATGGGACCGGAATAGGCGGTTACACAGTTTCTATTTATGAACCTACTTCTTCACCCGTCCCTGAGCCTTCAACACTATGGCTGATTGCTTCTTCAATAGTTGGCTATTTTCTTTATAGCTTCAAACGGTTAAAATCCCGCTAA
- a CDS encoding epoxyqueuosine reductase, whose amino-acid sequence MNNKITEHFKELEKTAIDGGASLFGVAELAPLKEYFHPLIEPLASKLPYAISIAIKLSDSIIDDIVDAPTLIYKHHYKSVNYMLDQVALAVCKKIDALGYRAAPIPSSQMVDWEKQLGHLSHRLVAWQAGIGHIGRSHLLVSREFGARIRLVTILTDIPLPAGKPLEGNCNDCGKCISSCPAQAITKEGLIRERCIAKLKEFTKIRGIGVSICGICVRDCAGEKTVTSKVKT is encoded by the coding sequence ATGAATAATAAAATTACTGAACATTTCAAAGAGCTTGAGAAAACCGCCATTGATGGAGGTGCATCACTTTTCGGTGTAGCCGAGCTTGCGCCGCTAAAAGAGTATTTTCATCCGCTGATTGAACCTCTTGCTTCCAAGCTCCCCTATGCCATTTCAATAGCCATAAAGCTTTCAGATTCAATAATAGATGACATCGTTGATGCACCGACTCTCATTTATAAGCATCATTACAAATCAGTTAACTACATGCTTGATCAGGTTGCCCTTGCGGTGTGTAAAAAAATAGATGCGCTGGGCTACAGAGCGGCCCCCATTCCATCATCGCAGATGGTTGACTGGGAAAAACAGCTTGGTCATCTATCACACAGGTTAGTTGCATGGCAGGCAGGGATCGGACATATCGGGCGCTCTCATCTTCTTGTAAGCCGGGAGTTCGGCGCAAGGATTCGTCTTGTCACGATTCTAACAGATATTCCGCTTCCCGCCGGCAAGCCTCTCGAAGGAAACTGCAATGACTGCGGTAAATGCATTAGCTCATGCCCGGCACAGGCAATAACAAAAGAGGGGCTGATACGCGAAAGATGCATTGCAAAGCTTAAGGAGTTCACCAAGATACGCGGCATCGGTGTTTCAATCTGCGGAATCTGTGTAAGGGATTGCGCGGGCGAGAAAACCGTAACGTCAAAAGTAAAGACCTGA
- a CDS encoding type II toxin-antitoxin system Phd/YefM family antitoxin, translating to MNISKDIKPVTYLKSKAADLLKQINKTHRPIIITQNGEPRAVLQDPESYENMRNAIGLLKLISQGEEDIKKGKSKSQEEVFSNIENILKEKMK from the coding sequence ATGAATATTTCTAAAGATATTAAACCGGTTACATATCTAAAATCAAAAGCAGCTGACCTGTTAAAGCAGATAAATAAAACTCATCGCCCTATTATCATTACTCAGAACGGAGAACCCAGAGCAGTACTTCAGGATCCGGAAAGTTATGAGAACATGCGAAATGCCATTGGCCTGTTGAAATTGATTTCTCAGGGAGAAGAGGATATTAAGAAAGGAAAGTCAAAATCTCAGGAAGAAGTATTTTCGAATATAGAGAATATCCTGAAAGAAAAAATGAAATGA
- a CDS encoding type II toxin-antitoxin system RelE/ParE family toxin, with the protein MKNKYDVIWADIAEKDLIDIVKYIAEDSPSNAFEKFEEIKKKASNLNAFPERGRIVPELQSQGIVLYRELIISPWRIVYRISEKAVYVLSVLDSRQNVEDILLKRLVS; encoded by the coding sequence ATGAAAAATAAGTACGATGTCATATGGGCGGATATAGCAGAAAAGGACCTTATTGATATTGTTAAATATATTGCGGAAGACAGCCCTTCAAATGCTTTTGAAAAATTCGAGGAAATCAAAAAAAAGGCATCAAATCTTAATGCATTTCCTGAAAGAGGCCGGATTGTTCCGGAACTTCAATCTCAAGGAATAGTTCTATATCGTGAATTAATCATTTCTCCCTGGAGGATAGTTTACAGAATTTCTGAGAAAGCTGTGTATGTTTTGTCTGTGCTGGATTCAAGGCAAAATGTTGAAGATATTCTCTTAAAAAGACTCGTAAGCTAA
- the bioA gene encoding adenosylmethionine--8-amino-7-oxononanoate transaminase, whose amino-acid sequence MTDRNKHLEDIDRKIIWHPFTQMKEYIEEKPLIIERGEGSYLIDINGRKYLDGVASLWVTTHGHRRQEIDEAIIAQVKKISHSTLLGISNVPAVELAEKLSKILPSGLEKIFYSDNGSTAVEISLKISFQYWKQKYPSLPPRTKFVCLNNGYHGDTLGAVSVGGIDLFHELYRPLIFQSYKAPSPYCYRCELGLSYPDCGIACADELEKIVLADRENIAALILEPMVQGAGGMIVFPQGYLKKAREICTRNNILMITDEVAVGFGRTGKMFACEHEGVAPDIMAMSKSITGGYLPLAVTATTPEIFSAFLGGYAEFKTFFHGHTYTGNPLACAAAIASLDIFEREKLIERLQPKIALFKSLLERFKNLKYAGDVRQLGMIAGIELVSDKKTKEPFPLEMKMGYRVIDIAREKGAILRPLGNVIVLMPPLSISESELAQLLDITYESIAEATGE is encoded by the coding sequence ATGACCGACCGCAATAAACACCTCGAGGATATTGACAGGAAAATAATCTGGCATCCATTTACGCAGATGAAGGAGTATATAGAGGAAAAGCCCCTCATAATAGAGAGGGGAGAAGGAAGCTATCTTATAGACATAAATGGAAGAAAATATTTAGACGGTGTAGCCTCCCTATGGGTCACGACCCACGGACACAGAAGGCAGGAAATAGATGAAGCCATAATCGCGCAGGTAAAAAAAATCAGCCATTCAACGCTTCTTGGGATTTCGAATGTTCCGGCTGTCGAGCTTGCAGAGAAGCTTTCAAAAATCCTGCCATCAGGACTTGAAAAAATTTTTTATTCAGACAATGGCTCAACGGCTGTCGAAATATCGCTTAAAATCTCATTCCAGTACTGGAAGCAGAAATATCCTTCACTTCCTCCGAGGACAAAATTCGTCTGCCTTAATAATGGCTACCATGGCGACACGTTGGGGGCAGTAAGCGTTGGCGGCATAGATCTTTTCCACGAGCTTTACAGGCCGCTTATATTCCAGTCATACAAGGCACCTTCTCCATATTGTTACAGGTGCGAATTGGGATTGAGTTACCCGGACTGCGGGATTGCCTGCGCAGATGAGCTTGAAAAAATCGTTTTAGCAGACAGGGAGAACATCGCTGCGCTCATACTTGAGCCAATGGTGCAGGGGGCAGGTGGGATGATAGTTTTCCCGCAAGGTTATCTCAAAAAGGCAAGGGAGATTTGCACAAGGAACAATATATTAATGATAACCGACGAGGTCGCGGTTGGCTTTGGAAGAACAGGAAAGATGTTTGCCTGCGAGCATGAAGGCGTTGCTCCTGACATAATGGCTATGTCTAAATCAATAACAGGTGGATATCTGCCGCTTGCTGTAACTGCCACAACACCGGAGATTTTCAGCGCATTTCTTGGAGGTTACGCGGAATTTAAGACTTTTTTCCACGGACACACATACACCGGAAACCCTCTTGCCTGTGCTGCCGCCATCGCATCGCTTGATATATTTGAAAGAGAAAAGCTGATAGAAAGACTTCAGCCTAAAATAGCTCTGTTTAAAAGCCTTCTCGAAAGGTTTAAAAATTTAAAATATGCCGGAGATGTAAGACAGTTGGGAATGATTGCGGGGATTGAGCTTGTAAGCGACAAGAAAACAAAAGAGCCGTTCCCGCTTGAAATGAAAATGGGTTACAGGGTTATTGATATAGCAAGAGAAAAGGGAGCAATACTCCGCCCATTGGGGAATGTGATCGTCCTTATGCCGCCTCTTTCCATAAGCGAGAGCGAGTTAGCTCAACTTCTTGACATCACCTATGAGTCAATCGCCGAGGCAACAGGGGAATGA
- the bioB gene encoding biotin synthase BioB, translating into MFVEYEEKAVSEKGIAFNEALELYNLSENNFLQVFASATRIREKFKGKKVILCSIVSAKSGGCSEDCSFCAQSAHYQTNAPLYPMITSAQILQTAKEARAAGASEFSVVTSGREVASDKELSVLVSSFKNISGEIKIPCCASLGILDEERGKALKEAGLTNYHHNLETSESFYGNICTTHSYSERIETVKTAKRLGFKVCSGGIFGMGESAKQRIELAFTLKELGVDSIPMNFLNPIPGTPLEGTTPMKPLEILRLISIYRFIHPNKDIIVCGGREVNLRSLQSLIFYAGANGTLMGNYLTTKGDSPDKDMQMIKDLGLEPERHIS; encoded by the coding sequence ATGTTCGTTGAATATGAAGAAAAGGCAGTTTCGGAAAAAGGGATAGCGTTCAATGAAGCTCTTGAATTATATAACCTTTCTGAAAATAATTTCCTCCAGGTTTTTGCATCGGCAACAAGGATAAGGGAAAAGTTCAAGGGAAAGAAGGTAATCCTCTGTTCAATCGTGAGCGCAAAGTCAGGAGGATGTTCCGAGGACTGCTCATTTTGCGCCCAGTCAGCCCATTACCAGACCAATGCCCCGCTTTACCCGATGATAACATCAGCGCAGATTTTACAAACCGCTAAAGAGGCTCGTGCCGCCGGGGCAAGTGAGTTCTCCGTAGTGACAAGCGGAAGGGAAGTGGCTTCAGACAAAGAGCTTTCGGTGCTTGTCAGCTCATTTAAAAATATCTCGGGCGAGATTAAGATCCCATGCTGTGCCTCGCTTGGAATACTTGATGAAGAAAGAGGTAAGGCATTAAAGGAGGCAGGGCTTACAAACTACCACCACAACCTTGAAACTTCAGAAAGCTTTTACGGCAATATCTGTACCACCCATTCATACAGCGAGCGTATAGAAACAGTAAAAACAGCAAAAAGGCTTGGCTTTAAGGTCTGCTCAGGTGGAATATTCGGTATGGGCGAAAGCGCAAAACAGCGCATCGAGCTCGCATTCACCTTAAAAGAGCTTGGCGTTGACTCAATCCCGATGAATTTTTTAAATCCGATACCGGGCACTCCGCTGGAAGGGACAACTCCGATGAAGCCCCTTGAAATATTAAGACTCATATCTATTTACAGGTTCATTCATCCAAACAAAGACATAATTGTATGCGGCGGACGGGAGGTCAATCTCCGGAGCCTCCAGTCATTAATATTTTATGCCGGAGCAAACGGCACGCTAATGGGCAATTATCTTACAACCAAAGGCGACTCCCCTGATAAAGACATGCAGATGATAAAAGACCTTGGACTTGAACCGGAAAGGCATATTTCTTAA
- a CDS encoding L,D-transpeptidase family protein — protein MLHLKKIVIFVLSLFLIGCSSPPVPPEVAQAEKQEQDLWRVGAPQFTPENYNSYKRTLRNAKDNFIKESNRFVWFRDYNKISSEYQLVLLYGNGVLKKVESFKSNKSTLIESQLSIYENKLKSLDKITLLVNEGRYARRNISKASLAISEVRSLCAKEKYVAAEKRLSDIPFYLTSAERTITPIVSRFADRSQIAKWRQWADETISESRRRGTTAIVVCKIERTLTLYRDGRPVRSYQVGLGRNGFHDKVYAGDFATPEGKYHITKKVSNSRYYKALLINYPNDEDRRQFATAKKKGLIPSRAGIGGLIEIHGGGDDGMTYGCISLENQYIDELFRLVGEGTPVTIVGALEHENVVTSTIRDM, from the coding sequence ATGCTGCATTTAAAAAAAATTGTCATATTTGTATTGAGCTTGTTTCTGATTGGATGCAGCTCACCACCAGTTCCTCCAGAGGTTGCTCAGGCTGAAAAGCAGGAGCAGGACCTCTGGAGGGTTGGTGCCCCTCAGTTTACACCTGAAAACTACAATAGCTACAAAAGAACCCTTAGGAATGCGAAAGACAATTTCATAAAGGAAAGTAATAGGTTTGTCTGGTTCCGGGATTATAATAAGATTTCCTCCGAGTACCAGCTTGTCCTTCTTTATGGCAACGGGGTTTTAAAAAAGGTAGAAAGCTTCAAGAGTAACAAGTCTACCCTCATTGAGAGTCAGCTTTCAATCTATGAAAACAAGCTTAAGTCGCTTGACAAGATAACTCTCCTTGTAAACGAGGGAAGGTATGCAAGAAGAAATATTTCAAAAGCATCATTAGCCATCTCAGAAGTCCGTTCCCTGTGTGCAAAAGAAAAATATGTTGCCGCAGAAAAAAGGCTAAGCGATATCCCATTTTATCTGACAAGCGCTGAAAGGACTATCACCCCTATAGTAAGCAGATTTGCAGACAGATCACAGATAGCCAAGTGGAGGCAGTGGGCAGATGAGACTATATCTGAATCGCGCAGACGCGGAACGACTGCAATCGTGGTTTGTAAGATAGAGCGTACACTTACGCTTTACAGAGATGGTCGTCCTGTGAGGAGCTATCAGGTGGGGCTTGGGAGAAATGGATTCCACGATAAAGTATATGCAGGAGATTTTGCGACACCTGAAGGGAAATATCATATAACAAAAAAAGTTTCCAACAGCCGTTATTATAAAGCGCTTCTCATAAATTATCCTAACGATGAAGACAGAAGGCAGTTTGCGACAGCAAAGAAAAAAGGGCTTATTCCTTCACGGGCAGGCATAGGCGGGTTGATCGAGATTCATGGAGGTGGAGACGACGGAATGACATATGGATGTATTTCCCTTGAAAATCAATATATAGATGAGCTATTTAGATTAGTAGGAGAAGGTACACCGGTGACTATAGTCGGAGCTTTAGAACATGAAAATGTTGTTACATCTACTATAAGGGATATGTAG
- a CDS encoding L,D-transpeptidase, translating to MVKKVLKIFLIVFGFVFLAFAGIEGYGYYLCSKYSVTSGSELLSTMEGKSLDDVQKENSAILKKITTLAPKGTYIVIDTGRNRLYLRKGNEQTREAIVSCGSGNVLQDPTGKKKWIFDTPRGEYAVKTKQENPVWIKPDWAFYEEGEPPPKNYNDRIEEGSLGAYALGFGNGYFIHGTLYTRLLGRNVSHGCVRVGDEDIKATYMASPPGTKIYIF from the coding sequence ATGGTAAAAAAAGTCCTTAAAATATTTTTAATAGTTTTTGGGTTTGTGTTTCTCGCTTTTGCGGGGATCGAGGGATATGGTTATTATCTTTGCAGTAAATACAGCGTTACTTCCGGAAGCGAGCTATTGTCCACAATGGAAGGAAAAAGTCTAGATGATGTGCAGAAGGAGAACAGCGCTATTCTTAAGAAAATTACAACCCTTGCTCCTAAAGGGACTTATATAGTTATTGATACGGGGAGAAACAGGCTCTACCTGAGGAAAGGTAATGAACAAACAAGAGAGGCGATTGTATCATGCGGCAGCGGAAATGTTCTTCAGGACCCGACAGGAAAGAAGAAGTGGATTTTTGATACTCCCCGGGGCGAGTATGCAGTTAAAACAAAACAGGAAAATCCTGTGTGGATAAAACCTGACTGGGCTTTTTACGAAGAAGGGGAACCGCCGCCTAAGAACTACAATGACAGGATAGAAGAAGGTTCTTTAGGTGCCTATGCCCTTGGATTCGGCAATGGATACTTCATTCACGGAACACTTTATACAAGGCTGCTTGGGAGGAATGTGTCCCACGGATGCGTGAGAGTTGGTGATGAAGACATAAAAGCCACATATATGGCTTCCCCGCCCGGGACAAAGATATACATATTCTAA
- a CDS encoding UbiA family prenyltransferase has product MNSYLKLFKVRISLLVTLTSAAAFVIASKGVSISLLTSSAGVFLLAAGASALNQVQENKIDAMMERTMARPIPSGEINVSTALSVSIAVMVAGLLFLLSVGLPPAAFGIMAVVWYNGFYTPLKKKSAFAAVRSYSAINRMGFSRRFNSRSKDCCYKFFCFSLAGSPFLDSHINILE; this is encoded by the coding sequence ATGAATTCTTATTTGAAACTTTTCAAGGTAAGGATTTCTCTTCTTGTAACCCTTACATCTGCTGCGGCATTTGTCATAGCGTCAAAGGGGGTTTCTATTTCACTTCTGACTTCATCTGCGGGAGTTTTTCTCCTTGCCGCCGGGGCATCCGCTCTAAATCAGGTCCAGGAAAATAAGATTGATGCCATGATGGAAAGGACTATGGCTCGCCCGATTCCTTCAGGTGAGATTAATGTTTCCACAGCCTTGTCTGTTTCAATAGCTGTTATGGTTGCAGGTCTTTTATTCCTTTTGTCGGTGGGACTGCCTCCAGCCGCGTTTGGTATCATGGCAGTTGTCTGGTACAATGGGTTTTATACTCCTTTAAAGAAAAAATCGGCTTTTGCCGCTGTCCGGAGCTATTCCGCCATTAATAGGATGGGCTTCAGCAGGAGGTTCAATTCCAGATCCAAAGATTGCTGCTATAAGTTTTTTTGTTTTTCTCTGGCAGGTTCCCCATTTCTGGATTCTCATATTAACATACTGGAATGA
- a CDS encoding DUF86 domain-containing protein, which translates to MQPEERDAAYLWDMMDSAKEIQIFVRGVSFEQYLQDRKLQLAVERAVEIIGEAARRISDDFKKAHLEIQWRRIVGLRNVLAHEYGEIKQERMWIVATENIPELILQLKTLIPESPQE; encoded by the coding sequence ATGCAGCCTGAAGAGCGTGACGCAGCATATTTATGGGATATGATGGATTCTGCAAAGGAAATTCAAATTTTTGTTAGAGGCGTAAGTTTCGAGCAATATTTACAGGATAGGAAACTGCAACTTGCTGTGGAAAGGGCAGTTGAAATTATTGGAGAAGCAGCACGTCGGATATCTGATGACTTTAAAAAAGCACACCTTGAAATTCAATGGAGAAGAATTGTAGGGCTGAGAAATGTTCTTGCACATGAGTATGGCGAGATTAAGCAGGAACGTATGTGGATCGTAGCAACAGAAAATATTCCGGAACTTATTTTACAGTTAAAAACTTTAATTCCTGAATCACCACAAGAGTAG
- a CDS encoding nucleotidyltransferase family protein, with the protein MAEELKNNSFQFNKEKIAEFCNRWKITEFALFGSVLRDDFNPKSDIDVLVSFSDDAHWSLFAFVDMKDELKAIFGREVDLLEKGGLRNPFRRRAILASKVVLYAA; encoded by the coding sequence ATGGCAGAAGAACTTAAAAATAATTCATTCCAATTTAATAAGGAAAAAATAGCAGAGTTCTGTAATCGTTGGAAGATTACGGAATTTGCTCTATTCGGCTCTGTTCTAAGAGATGACTTTAATCCAAAGAGCGATATAGATGTTTTGGTAAGTTTTTCTGATGATGCACATTGGAGCTTATTTGCCTTTGTTGATATGAAAGATGAATTAAAGGCAATCTTTGGGCGCGAAGTCGATCTGTTGGAAAAGGGAGGATTGAGAAATCCTTTCCGCAGGCGTGCAATTTTAGCTTCAAAGGTGGTGTTGTATGCAGCCTGA